The window TCGGCCTCGACCCGTACGCATCCCCCGTGTTCCTGCCCGATCCCGTCGTAGGAGGTCCCCGATGACCGCACCCGCGCAGCCCGTCACCCTGGCGGTCGAGGCCGGCACCGGCGGCATCCTGCTGTGGGTCGTCCTGCCGTACGTGGCGCTCGCGGTGTTCGTCCTCGGCCACATGTGGCGCTACCGCTACGACAAGTTCGGCTGGACCACCCGCTCCTCCCAGCTGTACGAACACCGCCTGCTGCGCATCGGCAGCCCGCTGTTCCACTTCGGCATCCTCATCGTGCTCCTCGGCCACATCGGTGGCCTGGTCATCCCCGAGAGCTGGACTGAAGCGGTCGGCATCAGCGAGGACGCGTACCACGTCTCCGCCGTCGTCCTCGGCACGATCGCGGGCGTCGCCACCGTAGGCGGGCTGGCCATCCTGATCTACCGGCGCCGCACGGTCGGGCCCGTGTTCTCGGCCACCACCCGCAACGACAAGGCGATGTACGTCTCCCTGTCCCTGACCATCGCCCTGGGCCTGGCCGCCACCGTGGCCGCGAACCTCGTGGGCGGCGGGTACAACTACCGCGAGACGATCTCCCCCTGGTTCCGCTCCATCTTCTACCTCCAGCCCGCCCCGGACCTGATGAGCGAAGCGCCGGTGCTGTTCCAGCTGCACGCGCTGAGCGCCCTGCTGCTGTTCGCGTTCTGGCCCTTCACCCGGCTCGTGCACATGCTCACCGCACCAGTGGGTTATCTGACCCGGCCCTACATCGTCTACCGCGGCCGCGACACCCAACTCGGCGCCAGGGCTCCGCGCCGGGGCTGGGAACGCACTGGGGCATGAGCGCCTCGTGGATGGACCCTCGGCCCACCGGATGGCCTTCGACTGACGGATCAGACGTCTGCAAGGAGCCGGGCCCTGCACTCCTAACGCGTACGCGGTCGGCTCGTCCGGCGGCGCCGGCTTTCAGACCCATTGTTCCCACGCGGACGCCAAGCTGGGGTGCAGTGTGACGTACGGATTCCCCGTGAGCCCCACGCGGATCTCGGCCGGAGCGCCGATCAGGTGGAGCACCACTGCTGGGCCGAGGAAGAACACCTCGAGCACGTCCTCGACAGCGATCCCCTCGACGCAGCGCAGCTCTCGCAGGTCGAGAAAGAATGCGTTGTGTCTGAAGCCGGCGAGGGCTCGGAGCTGCTCGTGCATGCGGCGCTGGGTGGTAGCACGAGGGCGCCGCTGACCGCGATCCACACACATGACGCCGTCTCGGCCAAGACGCGCATCCGCATGATCACGATGTCCAACGGTGCTCCTGCTGTGCCTCTGATCTGCGGACGGTGAGGCACGCAGCCATGAACGGACCCCGCCCTTCCCTCTTGCTACCACCGCGTTCCGGTCTTTACGGATCGGGCGCGGCTCGTGCGTGCGAAGCCTCCCCGAGTCCCGCACACGCGTAACACCCCATTCCGCGAAGACGGTTGACGCGCCGCTGAACCGGCCGGGTCCTATGGCAACGGTGCTGCTCGGCAGCGGACAACGCGCAGGAGCCTGCTCGCGGCGATCAGAAGGACCGCGGAGCAGGCTCCCCCTCCGTACGGCTCACCAGTGCCCGAGGATCTTCAGCCACACGGCGCCGACACCCATCCAGATGGCGATGTTGGCCGCGGCAGCGGCAAGGCCGGTACGCCACCACTCGCCGAGGGTGACGTACCCGCCGCCGAAGAGGACGGGGGCCGGGCCGGAGGCGTAGTGGGTCAGGCCGCCGTACAGGGAGCTGATGAATCCCAGCACCAGCGCGGCCATCACCGGCGGAGCTCCGGTGGCAGTCGCGGCCGCGAGGAAGGCGGCGTACATGGCCGCGACATGAGCGGTGTTGGAGGCGAACAGGTAGTGGGAGAACAGGTAGATGAGGGTCAGGGCGACGAATGCGGCCTGCCAGCCCACGCCGGAGACGGCATCGGTGATCGAATCGCTGAACCAGCCGATCACACCGAGGTCTTGCAGCTGGCCGGCCATCATCACCAGTACCGAGAACCACACCAGCGTGGTCCAGGCCGACTTCTCCGCGACCAGGTCGCCCCAGGTCAACACCCCGCTCACGAGCAGCAGGGTCACGCCGGTGAAGGCCGAGACGGTGGCTGACAGGTCCCAGACCTGGCCGCCGACCGACCAGAGCAGGAGCAGCAGCACGAAGACCGCCGCCATCGTCCACTCGTTGCGGGACATCGACCCGAGCTCGGTGAGCTGGGCGCGGGCCTGTCCCGGCGCCTCGGGGGTCTCTCGCAGCGACGGCGGGAAGATCCGGTACAGCAGCGCGGGGAGCACCAGCAGGGCGACCAGGCCGGGCACGATTGCCGCCAGTGCCCAGGAGGTCCACGTCAGTTGCACGCCGTGGTCGGCGGCGAGCTTCTGCACCAGCGGGTTGGCGGCCATGGAGGTCAGGAACATGGCGCTGGTGACCGTGTTGACC of the Streptomyces sp. T12 genome contains:
- the narI gene encoding respiratory nitrate reductase subunit gamma, encoding MTAPAQPVTLAVEAGTGGILLWVVLPYVALAVFVLGHMWRYRYDKFGWTTRSSQLYEHRLLRIGSPLFHFGILIVLLGHIGGLVIPESWTEAVGISEDAYHVSAVVLGTIAGVATVGGLAILIYRRRTVGPVFSATTRNDKAMYVSLSLTIALGLAATVAANLVGGGYNYRETISPWFRSIFYLQPAPDLMSEAPVLFQLHALSALLLFAFWPFTRLVHMLTAPVGYLTRPYIVYRGRDTQLGARAPRRGWERTGA
- a CDS encoding DASS family sodium-coupled anion symporter, producing the protein MTPFRDTEGSLAGSAPDRTPARPRSTAVWRAAKWIAPVAVGLIVYLLPQPDGIKQGGWAVLAIFTATVLGLILQPLPLGAVALVGLTVTVITGTLEPDVALGGFSEPTIWLIVAAFFISLGFTKTGLGRRIALLFVRELGRSSLGLAYGITLTDLVLAPATPSNTARSGGVIHPVIRSLSTNAGSHPGDESRRKLGAYLSVTAMQVNTVTSAMFLTSMAANPLVQKLAADHGVQLTWTSWALAAIVPGLVALLVLPALLYRIFPPSLRETPEAPGQARAQLTELGSMSRNEWTMAAVFVLLLLLWSVGGQVWDLSATVSAFTGVTLLLVSGVLTWGDLVAEKSAWTTLVWFSVLVMMAGQLQDLGVIGWFSDSITDAVSGVGWQAAFVALTLIYLFSHYLFASNTAHVAAMYAAFLAAATATGAPPVMAALVLGFISSLYGGLTHYASGPAPVLFGGGYVTLGEWWRTGLAAAAANIAIWMGVGAVWLKILGHW